The genomic window atgatatcctggtgttaatcaggcctgagagatacaggcacttgcagtgtcggtcaagaaatttgagcaacacacccaaagccACATCCATGAagatgatactcgactgtatggtcccagtcttcccatttaagcacAGAGCTTACTTTAACTCTGAGTATGAGCCAGCTGCGGgctgaaaaaacccacctccactgggaatcgaacctgtgTCGTCCCAACCGTTAGTCCATGACATTTGCCACCGCAGTTGGTGAGCTACCATTTTTTTACCAGATTCTGAGCACTGATGATAACACCATGAGAAAGACAATGATGAATGTCTACAATTCATTTTGAATAGTACTGAATTGTTCAAAATGGAGCTTTATCATACTTCAAATCAGTACTTCTTCAGTTAAACTGTTCATACATGAGTACAGAAAGCTATGAATTATTTGTATAAGCACAAAATtaatcttttatctatttattgatgtACTAATTGTACATGCTAAAATTAAACACTTGTGTACGTATATTCATATGTTTCATTGATATGAGTGTTTCACATTTCTATCTATTTGTGCTGACAGGCATACAATGATGTATGTATCTACAATATGATGAGCAGATACTGACGTTGTGAAAGGATTTGAATTATGCTGGAATGAAAACCATTAATGATCAATTGTCTTACATGTTTCTAAAACATATCACTCATCTCATTAACAAGTATTAATCTGGTCACTAAACTACAATCTTTACTTAAAACAGTGTTGTATAAAACATACCAGAAGTGCTGCTGTTTGAACCATCAACTTTATCTTTTGAAGGAATGTCATTGCTGGTGGTGGGCACCAAGGGTGCTGGCAAAAGACGCACATCATCTGTTGGATGAACACAGCAAAAGAGAAACATGTTAATATCAGAACACTATAATTGATATTTAtataaactaaagaaaaaaagatgaaccgGTCAAAGCAACAAGGATgtcaaagggagggaggggggaatccAGAGAAAtgttaacaaaataaaacaaaccaaaataaaataaacctgatgtgcaaataaaaaaaatgtgttttccctgaaataatgtttaaaaaacaTATTTATTCAAGTAACTGTATCTCACAGATCTTGTCACAAAGCTGTACTTTTCCTGGCACACATCCATAAGACACTTATTTATGTCTTTggactgaaaacaaaatgaactaaGGGAAtcctggaaacaaaaaaacaaaaacaaaaaaaggaaaatgtttcCACCATTCTCCTGTTTTCTGGCAGTTGACTGTCCTATTTAACCTTTCTTCGGCATCAATATCTTAATTCAACAATCTGAGAAATTATGATCAGGTAGGGCACATTTCAAATTCTCTGCAGATGACAAATTTCATCCTTTATTCCACCCAGTGGAATTACAATAATGAGATGGGTCTCAAGACCCAAAGGTCACTTTATCAGTTTGTGGCAACTAAATCAGCTTTCTCTAATACAAATTAATATGAAACGTCTGGTCTCTGAGAACTCAAATATTCTTTTAAACTGacaaacatgcaacacacacacacacacacgcacacacacctgcatgtacATATAAACACAGTGTGTaggaaatcaaacaaataaaaaataaaataaaaaaacgaatGAAGATAGTGCACCTTCTGTATCTCCCGGATCATAATACCAatggtcatcatcttcatcataattgAATACATGTTGAATGTTGAACTCTCCAGGTTGTTTTGTTCTATCACTGCCTGGTGGTTGTTCTTCCTTGAAGTTGAATTCAGCTGGAAGAAAGTAAATTAATGCAAACAGGTTTGGTCATAAGCATAACAGTATTAATACAAGCTGATAATAAGCAGGTATGCACTTCAGTTTTGCCATAGCATATAAAGAGTAACTGAGATGACAGAGAGCATTTGGATATCACATTATCAGTGAATGTCATCACAATATATCAGTGTTTAACATAATACTATAAGTTAATGCTACCAGCTGAAAACAATTCATTAGGGTTTTCAAAAATTCCAATTGCATCAGAATGGAAATGCAGACAGCATAACCAAAATTACAAATCATTAGTGTGCTCAAATACCAGTAATCAGTTTTCACCTTTCAAATATTTTGCCACTTACCCAAAACGTCTTTTAGATATTTTCTATACATgtaatgtatatatttatttatttattcctatAGTATACATACATTAGAAAGAAACATCCGTTGCAAATGTCCCTTTTAGGATGAATAAAATCATACAAAGTACATACACTTTGAGCATTTAGTTCATATAAtcaaccaagaaaaacaaaaataaaaactttcAGTTTCTCCATCTCACTTGGTACAAGCACACTACTGTTATGACACGGCACACAAGTTATGACTGGTAAGTGGAAAGAAAAGTAAAGGCAAGGCTCAGGCTCATGAAATCAGAAAGTAAAGTGATCTGCAAATGCAATATATGAAATTAAAGGAACTTGAAATCATAAAGTAAAGCGATCTGCAACAGAAAATCTGCCAACTGGTGTTCTGAATAATGTGTAATTTGTCCACATCTTTAAAATATATTGATTTATCAACCGTCTGTGATTTGTACATGTATCTATGACTAAAAACAACTTGGCtattaagttcagttcagttactcatggAGGGGTCACcgtatttggacaaatccatatatgctacaccacatctcccaaaCAGACGCCCTGAGAAGCAGGCCTGTGAAACACTTCATGCAGCTCACATTAACAGATACTGATTCAACCAGTTAAAAATAAGTAATAAAATCATCTTTTGTTGAGTCTCCTCAGTTTCCTGTGTTCCCTCCTGCCAAACCTTTTCTGCTAGATTTCCATCTAGATGGCAGTCCAGGATTAATCAATGATAAACTGTCAGTGTCAGGTTTTCCCTGCCAGTCAATGATTCATGCTGGCTGTCTGTAGTGTAAATTAAACAGTATAACAGCTGTGCATGACAGTTCCAGTACATGCCCACACCTGTGAAATAAGGGCAGTCTCCAATAATGTGTATAAATTTCAAGTCTGAAATTTCTGTTCTTTCTGAGTAACATATTTGGTATCAACACAACATGAGATGTAAAACTAAAAGACATTTCATGATAATAGTTACAACAGTTCCTTTAGAGTTTAACCATTTTGAATTTCATCCCATATTACAAATACAATGTATAAACTAAAACATGACAGCGATTTGTGTTTTTCCCCAATAAATTTACATCAAGTAGATCTTTACATATATAAAAGATGGGAATACTATGAATATATTATTCAACCATGCACACTGCATGCACATTTCATGCCTGCAAGACTTGCACATGTGTGTAATCATACATGTCCATGAGCCTAATGTACATGctacatgtgcatatgtgtatgcatatatttcATAATCATATGCTGCAGAATAAACCCAAAAGAAAATGCAAAGGCACATGCAGCAAAATGAACAACATACATTGGGCAGATAATAATAACATGTTGATGTAGGTGTTGTGGTCAATATGATTTATGCTTATCACATCAAGAAATCAAAAGAAATTCAGAATGTTGTGCAAAATTTAGAATGAAAAGAGAaatcatgaataaacaaatgatattTGGGGTGGTGGAGTAAGCAAAATAAGTGACTGAGCAAATAATACCTGTGGTTGggctggtgtgttttgttgttgttgttgtttgttgttgttgttgttttgactgtTTTGGcgctattttatttttgttacattatcaatatcaaatcaccaaagaaagaaaaccgaGAAAATATATCCCTCATAAGCATTCAAATTGTACTTTACAATGCATTAACATTTATCTGATTCGGAACACAATACCAAAAAATGTTAGTCACCACAGAAGTGTTAGCAGCATCCCACTCATGCAGTTGGTTCAGACCTGGAAAAAGCATACACTTACCAGAATTTGCACTATTGTCTCCTGTcaattccatttttttctttgcctCATCTCCAGTTTGTTCCATGGTCACCCCTGCCTCTTTATCATCATTGGGTGAAACAATTCCAAGCACTTCTCCTCCAACAtagtcatcttcatcttcatcataataatcatagaaATACTTGTCAACATTGAACTCATATTCATCATCTTCTTTACCACCGTTCTCCATATCGTTTTCATTTAAAACTTTCCGACGgtaattttctttgttttcatatttACTTTCAGCGACTTCAAAATCATCCACAGGATCAGTTTTGACATCACTGTTTGCCTGTGACTCTTGCCCTAAATCACTTTTTACAATGTTGCTTATAATATTCAGTATGCTACCTTCTTTGGGAAACTTACTGCTTTCAATAGTACTGTAAGTGCTGGGCACACTTGTTGCTTCTGAACTGGATGCCTGGAAGTTTTGTTTCATGGGCAGCATAGCGAGACCCGGGTCCACAGCAGACAAGCCTAACTTTTCAGAAAGCTCTGTTCGCAATTGTTCTCTTTTCTCTGGTGACAGATCAGATATCTTTTTTAAAGTGTCCAGTGTGTTAGAGTCGAGTAGAATAGGAGGGTTACCATAGGATCGGTCATCTTCCAAATCCTCATCATTGGATTTGTCCTGGATAGGTTTGTTCTGTGAATCTCTGCTGTAATTCATACTGCTGTTACCCACTGTGTCATTTTCAGATTCCTCTTTACTCTTCAAGCCAATATCTGACAATATTAATCTTACAGAGTCTGGTTCATTTAGTTTTGATGGTTcatcattttcaatttcatgttgaTTAGGCTTGGATCCAAACTCAGCAAAACTGTCTGACTTTCCCAAATCAGATCCTGGCTTCACAGTATCTTCAATTTTTGTGTCTTTAATAACACTGTTATCTTGATCAGCTAAACTGTATGGTGGTACCCTCATGTCAGTTTGTGAGTCACTAAGGATTTTTGTTTCCATGACACTGCCGTCAATTGCATCAGTCACATTTTGCTGTGATCCTTCTCTTccatcactgctgtctgtctgtaagtggacattgctggtgactgtgggatgaACAATGGGCTTGGAGACATCTCTTGCTGCCACTGTGGACTGTACATCTGACTGTGGGAATTCAGGCAGCTGCTGGGTGGTACTGAACTTTGCTTGGGATCTGTCCTTTTGTCCTAAACACATATTAAATCATCATACtacactaaaaagaaaagaaaagaattaaatgaaatcaacataaagaaaagaaaaaatacttattttacttttctttttagaaATTGGATTTCAACTAAAGCATGATCACCTTTGCCTATTACCACTCTCATTGATCATAAAATTaaaagtatagaaaaaaaaacccaaaagaagcCATATTTTCAAAACTTTAGTGTAATACCAAACTCCAACAAAGGAATTACTGACTATATGAGTATCTCACCAAGTACTACAACCTTACAGATGATGTGATGAAAACACAAGTCACTTAGTCTGGGTTTTTTTCAGATTCTTTACTAAAAGGTTTACCTTCTTCTGTCACAGGACCTCTACAGAAAGTGCATATACATAATATAGATATCAACAGCTCAGCTCATATCTTCAAAGCCTCTCAAAAACAACTGAGTACTCTACTGGCTTCCAGCATCTCAGAGAATAAAGTTCAAAATAGGTACTAAATGTTTCAGTGTATTGACTAGTTTTGCACACTCATACTTGAATTATGATTTTGTAAAGATTTCCTGGCCACATCACCCAGGCCTGTGTTATTCAACTGATGCACACATTTTGAAATCCCACTGTTACAGACAGAAGTCCCATGGTTTTCAAACATTGCACACCAGAATCTCTTCCACACAATATCTGACACTGTTTACACAATAAAATCTTTCCAAAGGTATGTTAAACTTTtttgtgcctgtctgttcaaacaatgttttaaatttagaaatcttccaccccctccccaaaaactctgtgcgtgtgtgtgtatgtgtgtgtgtgtgtgtgtgtgtg from Babylonia areolata isolate BAREFJ2019XMU chromosome 1, ASM4173473v1, whole genome shotgun sequence includes these protein-coding regions:
- the LOC143285517 gene encoding uncharacterized protein LOC143285517 isoform X2 codes for the protein MMAKFKRLVMTVLCLSLSALISGENGDLGVLADLESAGNYQEPLFPGQKDRSQAKFSTTQQLPEFPQSDVQSTVAARDVSKPIVHPTVTSNVHLQTDSSDGREGSQQNVTDAIDGSVMETKILSDSQTDMRVPPYSLADQDNSVIKDTKIEDTVKPGSDLGKSDSFAEFGSKPNQHEIENDEPSKLNEPDSVRLILSDIGLKSKEESENDTVGNSSMNYSRDSQNKPIQDKSNDEDLEDDRSYGNPPILLDSNTLDTLKKISDLSPEKREQLRTELSEKLGLSAVDPGLAMLPMKQNFQASSSEATSVPSTYSTIESTEFNFKEEQPPGSDRTKQPGEFNIQHVFNYDEDDDHWYYDPGDTEDDVRLLPAPLVPTTSNDIPSKDKVDGSNSSTSEFKSEKGVADLKEGVVNKGGLPTKKVLQAPKGTIVLYTVIIVVFIAGIVLFSVWKNPFQDGRPRHPPPVIRVGEEGKRLLDHPFV
- the LOC143285517 gene encoding uncharacterized protein LOC143285517 isoform X1; translated protein: MMAKFKRLVMTVLCLSLSALISGENGDLGVLADLESAGNYQEPLFPGQKDRSQAKFSTTQQLPEFPQSDVQSTVAARDVSKPIVHPTVTSNVHLQTDSSDGREGSQQNVTDAIDGSVMETKILSDSQTDMRVPPYSLADQDNSVIKDTKIEDTVKPGSDLGKSDSFAEFGSKPNQHEIENDEPSKLNEPDSVRLILSDIGLKSKEESENDTVGNSSMNYSRDSQNKPIQDKSNDEDLEDDRSYGNPPILLDSNTLDTLKKISDLSPEKREQLRTELSEKLGLSAVDPGLAMLPMKQNFQASSSEATSVPSTYSTIESSKFPKEGSILNIISNIVKSDLGQESQANSDVKTDPVDDFEVAESKYENKENYRRKVLNENDMENGGKEDDEYEFNVDKYFYDYYDEDEDDYVGGEVLGIVSPNDDKEAGVTMEQTGDEAKKKMELTGDNSANSAEFNFKEEQPPGSDRTKQPGEFNIQHVFNYDEDDDHWYYDPGDTEDDVRLLPAPLVPTTSNDIPSKDKVDGSNSSTSEFKSEKGVADLKEGVVNKGGLPTKKVLQAPKGTIVLYTVIIVVFIAGIVLFSVWKNPFQDGRPRHPPPVIRVGEEGKRLLDHPFV